A portion of the Stella humosa genome contains these proteins:
- a CDS encoding CaiB/BaiF CoA transferase family protein, whose translation MDGTPLAPRPLPLAGLRVVEVGIALAGPFAGSLLADMGAEVIKVERRDGGDPMRLLGRRKNGVQVWWGVAARNKRVVTLNLKDPQGKALFEQLVTDADVVVENYRPGVMDRLGIGWQHLSKINPRLVMLSVSGFGQTGPDSGRPGFGKIAEALSGMVTLTGEPAETPQHVGFSLADTSAGLMGFFAVAAALHARDCGGGSGTHIDLALYEPLLRMADCQLALHHLQQRSPARQGSNDPYGWGAAEADGDWLPSFACADGRWLMLLVRPGGAEKLAALAGAAADSDRTGLATALAPWFAGQSPEAALAALAPLGIEAALVHDGATLATDPYFLARGDVVPTEDAVVGPVVVPGYSPRGYDQSSLRDFRDAQVAENNAEILGDRLGVGRDRLAALEAAGTI comes from the coding sequence ATGGACGGAACCCCGCTCGCCCCGCGCCCGCTGCCGCTTGCCGGCCTGCGCGTCGTCGAGGTCGGCATCGCGCTGGCCGGCCCCTTCGCCGGCAGCCTGCTGGCCGACATGGGGGCCGAGGTCATCAAGGTGGAACGGCGCGACGGCGGCGACCCCATGCGCCTGCTGGGCCGGCGCAAGAACGGCGTCCAGGTCTGGTGGGGGGTCGCCGCCCGCAACAAGCGGGTGGTGACGCTCAACCTGAAGGATCCGCAGGGCAAGGCCCTGTTCGAGCAGTTGGTGACCGATGCCGACGTCGTGGTCGAGAACTACCGGCCGGGCGTCATGGACCGGCTGGGCATCGGCTGGCAGCACCTGTCGAAGATCAACCCCCGCCTGGTGATGCTGAGCGTGTCGGGCTTCGGCCAGACCGGGCCGGATTCGGGCCGGCCGGGATTCGGCAAGATCGCCGAGGCGCTGAGCGGCATGGTGACCCTGACCGGCGAGCCGGCCGAGACGCCCCAGCATGTCGGCTTCAGCCTGGCCGACACATCGGCCGGCCTGATGGGCTTCTTCGCGGTGGCGGCCGCACTCCACGCCCGCGACTGCGGCGGCGGCTCCGGCACGCACATCGACCTTGCCCTCTACGAGCCGCTGCTGCGCATGGCAGACTGCCAGCTCGCCCTCCATCACCTGCAGCAGCGGAGCCCGGCCCGCCAGGGATCGAACGACCCCTATGGCTGGGGTGCGGCCGAGGCCGACGGCGACTGGCTGCCGAGCTTTGCCTGCGCCGACGGCCGCTGGCTGATGCTGCTGGTGCGGCCGGGCGGGGCGGAGAAGTTGGCGGCGCTGGCTGGCGCTGCCGCCGACAGCGACCGGACCGGGCTGGCGACGGCGCTCGCGCCCTGGTTCGCCGGGCAATCGCCCGAGGCCGCATTGGCAGCGCTGGCCCCGCTCGGCATCGAGGCCGCCCTGGTGCATGACGGCGCGACGCTGGCGACCGACCCTTATTTCCTCGCCCGCGGCGACGTCGTGCCGACCGAGGACGCGGTGGTCGGGCCGGTGGTCGTGCCGGGCTATTCGCCCCGCGGCTACGACCAGTCGTCGCTGCGCGATTTCCGCGATGCCCAGGTGGCCGAGAACAACGCCGAGATCCTGGGCGACCGCCTGGGTGTAGGCCGCGACCGGCTCGCCGCGCTGGAGGCAGCCGGGACGATCTGA
- the gshB gene encoding glutathione synthase: protein MSLAVAIQMDPIETINIDADSSFVLALEAQRRGHTLFHYLPQHLSLSAGRVVARGRPLEVRREKGNHHTFGPWQTVDLATMDVILMRQDPPFDMAYITATHLLEHIHPQTLVVNDPVRVRNAPEKLFVTHFPDLMPPTLITADRQEVLAFRAEHKDIIVKPLFGNGGSGVFHIGPDDENLSALLEMFTQIYREPIIIQRYLPEVRRGDKRIILIDGVPGGAIDRVPEKGEARANMHAGAKPQQATLTERDREICAAIGPALREAGLIFVGIDVIGDYLTEINVTSPTGIQEINRFDGVRLESDLWDAIDRRLAARQPRAM, encoded by the coding sequence TCCTGGCGCTCGAGGCGCAGCGGCGCGGCCACACCCTGTTCCATTACCTGCCGCAGCACCTGTCGCTCAGCGCCGGACGGGTAGTGGCGCGCGGCCGGCCGCTGGAGGTGCGGCGCGAGAAGGGCAACCACCACACCTTCGGGCCGTGGCAGACGGTCGACCTGGCGACCATGGACGTCATCCTGATGCGCCAGGACCCACCCTTCGACATGGCCTACATCACCGCCACCCACCTGCTGGAGCACATCCACCCGCAGACGCTGGTGGTGAACGACCCGGTCCGCGTGCGCAACGCGCCCGAGAAGCTGTTCGTGACCCACTTCCCCGACCTGATGCCGCCGACGCTGATCACCGCCGACCGGCAGGAGGTCCTGGCGTTCCGGGCCGAGCACAAGGACATCATCGTCAAGCCGCTGTTCGGCAATGGCGGGTCGGGTGTCTTCCATATCGGCCCCGACGACGAGAACCTGTCGGCTCTGCTGGAGATGTTCACCCAGATCTATCGCGAGCCGATCATCATCCAGCGCTACCTGCCGGAGGTGCGGCGCGGCGACAAGCGCATCATCCTGATCGACGGGGTGCCGGGCGGCGCCATCGACCGGGTGCCCGAGAAGGGCGAGGCGCGGGCCAACATGCATGCCGGCGCCAAGCCGCAGCAGGCCACCCTGACCGAGCGCGACCGCGAGATCTGCGCGGCGATCGGCCCGGCCCTGCGCGAGGCCGGCCTGATCTTCGTCGGCATCGACGTGATCGGCGACTATTTGACCGAGATCAACGTGACCTCGCCCACCGGCATCCAGGAGATCAACCGGTTCGACGGCGTGCGGCTCGAATCCGATCTGTGGGATGCGATCGACCGCCGCTTGGCGGCGCGCCAGCCGCGGGCGATGTAG